In the Thalassoglobus sp. JC818 genome, one interval contains:
- a CDS encoding carbon starvation protein A, whose product MTTLLVAIGSFFGFIVAYHTYGRWLSQKIFDLDPNADVPSKQLRDDVDFVPTKKQIIFGHHFTSIAGTGPIVGPAIAVFWGWLPALLWVVLGSIFIGAVHDLGALVVSMRNRGQTVGEVAGRLINRRARVLFLLILFFALTIVLAIFGLVIAKVFDMYPASVLSVWIAMPIAMAIGYWAYKRNGDLLIPSIAALLTLYGAIFVGVEYFPIQFVQVADSSNVELKVAETTLPVALPLVNPTVAWTVILMAYCFLASVLPVWLLLQPRDYVNSHQLFVALILLVGGLCFAGLTGKADLVASTPAVVAKSDLPAHAPPIFPFLFITIACGACSGFHCLVSSGTSSKQVENEKDAQYVAYGSMLLEGALAVLVILACTAGVGMGKFTQLENGTFQQSMAADNTPITGNSAWKARYNSEGDWKKFGLADTVGAFVEGGANFLAAIGIPLRFGIGIIATLVACFAATTLDSATRLQRYVIQELGATFSVPPLQNKFGATATAVMLGLAVAILPGPTGVPGTGGLILWPLFGATNQLLAGLAFMVLVFYLWRRSKPVLFAVLPMLMMLLMPALALGYQMYGWWGSGDYLLVGFGTVVLGLQVWMIVEGFLLWPKVKGVLEPQLPPLANTAQLATASGSN is encoded by the coding sequence CTCTCAAAAGATCTTCGACCTTGACCCGAACGCCGACGTTCCCAGCAAGCAGCTGCGGGATGATGTCGATTTCGTCCCGACGAAGAAGCAGATCATCTTCGGTCACCACTTCACCAGCATTGCTGGAACCGGCCCCATTGTCGGCCCGGCGATTGCCGTTTTCTGGGGTTGGCTGCCCGCATTGCTCTGGGTTGTTCTTGGTTCGATTTTCATTGGAGCCGTACATGACCTGGGAGCTTTGGTCGTGTCGATGAGAAATCGAGGGCAGACTGTCGGAGAAGTGGCAGGCCGATTGATCAATCGCCGGGCGCGTGTTCTTTTCCTACTGATTCTGTTCTTTGCCCTGACAATTGTGCTCGCAATCTTCGGTTTGGTGATCGCAAAAGTTTTCGACATGTATCCAGCTTCGGTCCTGTCGGTCTGGATCGCAATGCCGATTGCGATGGCGATTGGATACTGGGCCTACAAGCGAAACGGTGACCTGCTCATCCCATCGATCGCAGCCCTTCTCACGCTGTACGGAGCGATCTTCGTCGGCGTCGAGTACTTCCCAATTCAATTCGTTCAAGTTGCGGATTCGAGTAACGTTGAATTGAAAGTTGCCGAGACAACACTCCCGGTCGCACTCCCCCTGGTGAACCCCACGGTCGCCTGGACAGTGATTCTGATGGCGTATTGTTTCCTCGCCTCAGTCCTGCCTGTATGGCTCCTCTTGCAACCGCGCGACTATGTGAACAGCCATCAACTCTTCGTCGCACTGATCTTATTGGTTGGCGGATTGTGCTTCGCTGGATTGACTGGTAAGGCAGACCTTGTTGCCAGCACCCCAGCAGTGGTCGCTAAAAGTGACCTCCCTGCCCATGCACCACCAATTTTCCCGTTCCTGTTCATCACAATTGCCTGCGGAGCGTGCAGCGGATTTCACTGTCTCGTCAGCAGCGGTACGAGCAGTAAACAAGTTGAAAACGAGAAAGATGCCCAATACGTCGCTTACGGATCGATGCTTCTGGAAGGAGCACTCGCTGTCCTCGTGATTCTCGCCTGCACCGCTGGAGTCGGAATGGGCAAATTCACTCAGCTGGAAAACGGAACGTTTCAGCAGTCGATGGCCGCCGATAACACCCCGATCACCGGCAATTCCGCCTGGAAAGCTCGATACAATTCCGAGGGAGACTGGAAAAAATTTGGCCTCGCTGACACTGTCGGAGCGTTTGTGGAAGGAGGAGCAAATTTCCTCGCTGCGATCGGAATTCCACTGCGTTTCGGAATCGGAATCATCGCAACGCTCGTCGCTTGCTTCGCAGCCACAACCCTGGATTCCGCCACGCGACTACAAAGATATGTCATTCAGGAACTCGGCGCAACATTCTCCGTTCCGCCGCTACAAAACAAATTCGGAGCGACGGCCACAGCGGTCATGCTGGGACTCGCTGTTGCAATTCTCCCCGGACCAACAGGGGTTCCCGGAACCGGCGGACTGATACTTTGGCCGCTCTTCGGCGCAACCAATCAGTTACTGGCCGGGCTGGCTTTTATGGTGCTGGTGTTCTATCTCTGGCGTCGCAGCAAGCCTGTCCTGTTTGCCGTGTTGCCCATGTTGATGATGCTTCTCATGCCAGCTTTGGCATTGGGATACCAAATGTACGGCTGGTGGGGAAGCGGTGATTACCTGCTCGTTGGCTTCGGAACGGTCGTGCTCGGTCTTCAAGTATGGATGATTGTCGAAGGATTTCTGCTCTGGCCGAAAGTCAAAGGAGTCCTCGAGCCTCAGCTTCCTCCGCTCGCGAACACTGCACAACTGGCAACAGCTAGTGGCTCCAATTGA
- a CDS encoding cytochrome b N-terminal domain-containing protein, with protein sequence MSVTEYIRKSQIWRSIFRHPAPYDRRNRAVVVLTNFFLHLHPVSAKKGGIALSYTWCMGGITFFLFLVEALTGVLLMFYYRPTLEWAFTDIRALRDVNTLGIMREIHRWGAHAMVITVWLHMYRVFLTGSYKPPREFNWVIGVLLLVLTLLLSFTGYLLPWDQLAIWAITVGSNMARATPFLGHEGPGFQLLNVGGFDLITNASDARFLLLGARTVGEETLNRFYILHCVAIPIVVSGLIAIHFWRVRKDGGISQPL encoded by the coding sequence ATGTCGGTTACGGAATACATTCGGAAGTCACAGATCTGGCGAAGCATCTTTCGCCACCCTGCTCCGTATGATCGCAGAAATCGTGCGGTCGTCGTCTTGACGAACTTCTTTCTGCACTTGCATCCCGTGTCAGCGAAAAAAGGCGGAATCGCTCTTTCGTACACGTGGTGTATGGGCGGAATCACATTCTTCCTGTTCCTGGTTGAAGCACTCACCGGAGTGCTGTTGATGTTTTACTATCGCCCAACTCTGGAATGGGCCTTCACCGATATTCGAGCACTCCGAGACGTGAACACGCTCGGAATCATGCGAGAGATTCACCGGTGGGGGGCTCACGCGATGGTGATCACCGTCTGGCTCCACATGTATCGAGTCTTCCTGACGGGAAGTTATAAACCTCCGCGGGAATTTAACTGGGTGATCGGGGTCCTCCTGCTTGTGTTGACCCTGTTGCTCTCCTTTACCGGATACCTGCTCCCTTGGGATCAGTTGGCCATTTGGGCCATCACCGTGGGTTCCAACATGGCACGTGCCACTCCATTCCTCGGGCATGAAGGTCCGGGTTTCCAGCTCTTGAATGTTGGTGGTTTCGATCTGATTACAAACGCCAGTGATGCTCGCTTCCTGTTGCTGGGAGCACGAACCGTTGGCGAAGAAACACTGAATCGTTTTTACATTCTGCACTGCGTCGCTATTCCCATTGTCGTGTCTGGCCTGATCGCCATTCACTTCTGGAGGGTTCGTAAGGACGGTGGAATCAGTCAGCCTCTTTAA
- a CDS encoding c-type cytochrome, whose translation MPATEQYWRNLPTMHKVFAGSAVALLGATLLMMYKDENRTWRDYQREAERLKVELIDQQRQQYDDEQYQAQIASLTAEVESLDSDWQSRSDEIAELEEKANTLKGRVEILATESKTRNAERDKARADYDIKVRDQSAPDVLAQFKGTFDAAEQAAREAALEYQTVQAEYDALKSQIASERRELDEAAAELSEVRSAQDSLAEQRNQLRPESWFVSLKRSFKELPIINGFNPHLKIQYDWPSGLEQELGMVTVERVDRCRTCHVNIDDFSVIRENGQVVGMTPTYSSENYEQPFCSHPSPEIYLTATSPHPVNDFGCTVCHGGDGSGTSFQNAEHTPSNPAIAKKWADEYDWHSNHFWEDPMRPEQFIESSCLKCHHSVVELGINEKYGETAPKLFKGWETIRDYGCFGCHEINGYDGTTPIGPDFRLEPNTPEELAAIEADPNQIAGEMRKVGPSLRYIAAKTTEEFIAYWTEEPKRFRPTTRMPQFFDLTNQHDAMAELLQPVEIAGITRYLLDKSEEFKVEKPASDYTPDPKRGEDLFANRGCLACHSKTGEAFEGIDANFGPDLSRIHEKIKPGEEGFQWMYTWIKEPSRYHTRTRMPDLYLDPYTDELSGDHIDPAADITAYLLQGGPGEFPELPQAKIDLGLVVVELSKEDAQQLGLAEEQYRGVLVEEIVAGSPASRAEAQSGESWRPSPIQPGDILISVAGNSVGSVDDYHELLNNLESGEELQAKILRNGREVILRLVAATPLDDLVRLYLSKVVGQSGVSRVFENRKLDVTESMYGEGVSLADYFKGDEIELAPAEFGEDVTPEEWRERQLVYVGRRTISRYGCYGCHDIPGFEDARPIGAALNDWGRKDTSKLAFEHIHEYLHHHGEISEENGHEEEDHGHDHGADSHGHDSALGTSTAERMEQIVKDSLAGGDVDESDLTEALLYKSAITHGRPGFLWQKLRQPRSYDYKKTETKNWDERLRMPKFPFDSDQIEAVSTFVLGLVAQPPAPEYQFRPDEAGQAIFEGERLLAKYNCTGCHVLEMDSLEFSINPDLLNAKAVSGESLMEDYLEAFDLLAHIKPMGVGGQGATGETVTNSYGDEEAVYRATAFVQGVPDPEEEDPEFRIYSLRFWDGFEAEEGKYILPGEAVPVTEGQFRGRIDGRGGDFGKWLVNKLAPELSKTPGGNDFNAAWQASVPTLVAEGHKVRTPWLFEFLKNPEPLRRTTVLRMPRFNMSDEEARTLANYFSARDGVPFPYQLVPQNQLGYQELHQEIYEAHYPDAEEDYLTASWYVLNGPLCRKCHNVGGNVVNDPKQVKGPNLQRVEQRLRPEWTQLWIYKPNWIYPYTAMPENFPADKPAEMKDLFGGDNPRQAQSVIDALFNYTRLIEENGPTTYNPETSTPPTTTTGGAE comes from the coding sequence ATGCCAGCAACTGAACAGTATTGGCGTAATTTGCCAACAATGCACAAGGTGTTCGCCGGAAGCGCAGTCGCGCTTCTGGGTGCGACGCTGCTGATGATGTACAAAGACGAGAACCGCACATGGCGCGATTATCAGCGCGAAGCGGAACGTCTCAAAGTCGAACTGATCGACCAACAGCGACAGCAATATGACGACGAGCAATACCAGGCTCAAATTGCGTCTCTGACTGCTGAAGTCGAATCTCTCGACAGCGATTGGCAAAGCCGATCCGATGAAATTGCTGAGCTGGAAGAAAAAGCCAACACTCTCAAAGGCCGCGTCGAAATCCTCGCGACCGAGTCGAAGACTCGTAACGCCGAGCGAGACAAAGCCCGTGCGGATTACGACATCAAAGTCCGTGATCAAAGCGCTCCAGACGTTCTCGCTCAGTTCAAAGGTACGTTCGACGCTGCTGAGCAAGCTGCCCGTGAAGCAGCTCTCGAATACCAGACAGTACAGGCTGAATACGACGCTCTGAAAAGCCAAATCGCCTCTGAACGTCGGGAACTCGATGAAGCTGCTGCTGAACTGAGTGAAGTTCGCTCTGCCCAAGACAGCCTCGCTGAACAGCGAAATCAGCTTCGTCCAGAGAGTTGGTTTGTCTCTCTGAAACGATCTTTCAAAGAACTTCCGATTATTAACGGCTTCAATCCGCACTTGAAGATTCAGTACGACTGGCCATCCGGCTTGGAGCAAGAACTCGGCATGGTAACCGTCGAACGTGTCGACCGCTGCCGAACTTGTCACGTGAACATTGATGACTTCAGTGTGATCCGTGAGAACGGACAAGTCGTCGGAATGACGCCGACTTACTCAAGTGAAAATTACGAACAGCCTTTCTGTTCACATCCATCACCAGAGATCTATCTGACCGCAACCAGTCCACATCCAGTGAACGACTTCGGATGTACTGTTTGCCACGGCGGAGACGGCTCCGGAACAAGCTTCCAGAACGCCGAGCACACTCCCTCGAACCCTGCGATCGCGAAGAAGTGGGCAGACGAGTACGACTGGCACTCGAACCACTTCTGGGAAGATCCGATGCGCCCAGAGCAGTTCATCGAATCAAGCTGCCTGAAGTGTCACCACAGCGTCGTCGAGCTCGGAATCAACGAAAAGTACGGTGAGACCGCTCCGAAACTCTTCAAGGGTTGGGAAACAATCCGCGACTACGGTTGCTTCGGCTGTCACGAAATCAACGGATACGATGGAACGACTCCCATTGGTCCTGACTTCCGACTGGAACCGAACACACCTGAAGAGCTGGCAGCGATCGAAGCCGATCCGAATCAAATCGCTGGCGAAATGCGAAAAGTCGGTCCATCGCTGCGCTACATCGCTGCGAAAACGACCGAAGAATTCATCGCGTACTGGACTGAAGAGCCAAAGCGGTTCCGACCAACAACGCGGATGCCACAGTTCTTCGATCTGACCAACCAACATGATGCGATGGCTGAACTTCTCCAGCCTGTCGAAATCGCCGGGATTACGCGTTACCTCCTCGACAAATCCGAAGAGTTCAAAGTCGAAAAGCCAGCCTCGGACTACACACCTGATCCAAAGCGAGGAGAAGACCTCTTCGCAAATCGAGGTTGCCTCGCTTGTCACAGTAAAACTGGCGAAGCTTTCGAAGGCATCGACGCGAACTTCGGCCCGGACCTTTCCCGAATTCACGAGAAGATCAAACCAGGCGAAGAAGGCTTCCAGTGGATGTACACTTGGATCAAAGAACCAAGTCGCTACCACACTCGAACCCGCATGCCGGATCTCTACCTCGATCCGTACACAGATGAACTTTCGGGCGATCACATTGATCCCGCTGCAGACATCACCGCTTACCTGCTTCAGGGTGGCCCCGGAGAATTTCCTGAGCTTCCTCAAGCCAAGATCGACCTCGGTCTCGTCGTCGTCGAGCTGAGCAAAGAAGACGCTCAGCAACTCGGCCTCGCAGAAGAGCAATACCGAGGAGTTCTCGTTGAAGAAATCGTTGCGGGCAGCCCCGCAAGTCGAGCAGAAGCTCAATCGGGCGAAAGCTGGCGACCGTCTCCAATTCAACCTGGCGACATCCTGATTTCAGTCGCTGGGAATTCGGTGGGCTCTGTTGATGATTACCACGAACTCCTCAACAACCTGGAATCAGGTGAAGAACTTCAAGCCAAGATCCTGCGAAACGGCCGTGAAGTCATTCTACGACTCGTTGCAGCGACTCCGCTTGACGATCTCGTCCGCCTGTACCTCTCGAAAGTCGTCGGCCAGTCGGGAGTGAGTCGGGTCTTCGAAAACCGAAAACTGGACGTGACCGAATCGATGTACGGTGAGGGCGTTTCTCTCGCTGACTACTTCAAAGGAGACGAAATCGAACTCGCTCCGGCTGAGTTTGGTGAGGATGTGACTCCAGAAGAGTGGAGAGAACGACAACTCGTTTACGTCGGTCGCCGTACGATCTCACGATATGGCTGCTACGGTTGTCACGACATCCCAGGATTTGAAGATGCTCGCCCAATCGGTGCTGCATTGAATGACTGGGGTCGCAAGGACACCTCGAAGCTCGCCTTCGAACACATCCACGAATATCTCCACCATCATGGAGAAATCTCAGAAGAGAATGGCCACGAAGAAGAAGACCATGGACATGACCATGGTGCCGACTCCCACGGTCACGACAGTGCTCTGGGAACCAGCACTGCGGAACGAATGGAACAGATCGTTAAAGACTCCCTCGCTGGTGGCGATGTGGACGAAAGCGATCTGACCGAAGCCCTTCTCTACAAGAGTGCGATCACTCACGGTCGTCCCGGCTTCCTGTGGCAGAAACTACGACAGCCACGAAGCTACGATTACAAGAAGACTGAAACCAAGAACTGGGACGAACGTCTTCGAATGCCGAAGTTCCCGTTCGACTCCGACCAGATCGAAGCGGTCTCGACATTCGTCCTCGGACTAGTGGCCCAGCCTCCAGCTCCTGAATATCAGTTCCGCCCGGATGAAGCAGGACAGGCAATCTTCGAGGGAGAACGTCTCCTCGCGAAGTACAACTGTACCGGTTGCCACGTCCTCGAAATGGACTCACTTGAGTTCTCCATCAATCCGGACCTGCTGAACGCCAAAGCGGTCAGTGGCGAATCACTGATGGAAGATTACCTGGAAGCATTTGATCTTCTGGCCCACATCAAACCAATGGGTGTCGGCGGACAGGGTGCCACCGGGGAAACTGTCACTAACTCTTACGGAGACGAGGAAGCGGTTTATCGAGCCACTGCCTTCGTTCAAGGTGTTCCTGATCCTGAAGAAGAAGACCCCGAGTTCCGCATCTACTCGCTGCGGTTCTGGGATGGTTTCGAAGCTGAGGAAGGAAAATACATCCTTCCAGGTGAAGCCGTACCTGTCACCGAAGGACAGTTCCGTGGTCGTATCGACGGCCGTGGCGGAGACTTCGGAAAATGGCTGGTGAACAAACTGGCTCCGGAACTCAGCAAGACACCCGGCGGAAATGACTTCAACGCCGCATGGCAGGCATCTGTCCCGACACTTGTGGCAGAAGGACACAAAGTCCGCACACCGTGGCTCTTCGAGTTCCTGAAGAACCCGGAACCACTTCGTCGAACAACAGTCTTGAGAATGCCTCGCTTCAACATGTCTGATGAAGAAGCACGAACGCTGGCCAACTACTTCTCCGCAAGAGATGGTGTTCCATTCCCATACCAACTGGTTCCGCAGAATCAGCTCGGTTATCAGGAACTTCACCAGGAGATTTACGAAGCGCATTACCCAGACGCCGAAGAAGATTACCTGACAGCGTCCTGGTATGTGCTGAATGGTCCTCTCTGTCGAAAATGTCACAACGTCGGCGGAAACGTGGTCAACGATCCGAAACAGGTGAAAGGCCCGAATCTCCAACGCGTTGAACAGCGACTTCGTCCGGAATGGACACAACTTTGGATCTACAAACCGAACTGGATCTATCCGTACACCGCGATGCCGGAAAACTTCCCGGCTGACAAACCTGCGGAAATGAAGGATCTCTTCGGTGGTGACAACCCACGTCAGGCTCAATCCGTGATCGATGCGTTGTTCAACTACACGCGGCTGATCGAAGAGAATGGCCCGACGACTTACAACCCAGAAACGTCGACACCACCCACAACGACCACGGGAGGTGCTGAGTAA
- the queG gene encoding tRNA epoxyqueuosine(34) reductase QueG — translation MIESGELSNKVRETARELGFPLVGIAPAARPDTLEFFKRWIDSGFHGEMGYMQRRESAYEHPSNVLQSVKSIITVAATYGSEGSGQQTIGRVAKYAQSRSDYHDVLRIMLKPLQSMIHESTPGAKTRIVVDTAPLLERDFAKLAGLGWFGKNTLLINKHIGSFFFLAALLTNVELEPDPPHLNSHCGTCTRCLEACPTDAFTDAYSLDARKCISYLTIELRDRPIPLELRSGMGDWLFGCDVCQDVCPWNRKSSEADIPEFRDTIQSDRRAAHFLEVDEEQFQAEFGDTPFSRPGRVGMARNAAIVLGNTGNTVSEDVLIRGLRDHSPIVREACAWALAKIGTVKSIAALQLHEREETDEIVQSAIINFLRESHG, via the coding sequence ATGATCGAGTCAGGTGAGCTCTCCAACAAGGTCCGCGAAACCGCTCGGGAACTTGGTTTTCCGCTTGTGGGGATTGCACCGGCAGCTCGTCCAGACACACTCGAATTCTTCAAGAGGTGGATTGATTCCGGTTTTCACGGCGAAATGGGGTACATGCAGCGGCGAGAGTCTGCCTATGAACACCCGTCGAACGTGCTCCAAAGCGTGAAGTCGATCATCACTGTCGCAGCGACATATGGCAGCGAGGGCTCAGGCCAGCAAACAATCGGTCGAGTTGCGAAGTACGCCCAATCTCGAAGCGATTACCATGATGTGCTGCGGATCATGCTGAAGCCGCTCCAATCGATGATTCACGAATCAACCCCCGGAGCGAAGACTCGAATCGTCGTCGACACCGCCCCGCTTCTTGAGCGTGACTTTGCAAAGCTCGCGGGTCTCGGGTGGTTTGGGAAGAACACGCTCCTCATCAACAAGCACATCGGCAGCTTCTTTTTTCTCGCTGCTCTCCTGACAAATGTTGAACTCGAACCTGACCCGCCACACTTGAATTCTCACTGCGGAACGTGCACCCGCTGCCTGGAAGCATGCCCGACGGACGCATTCACCGACGCTTATTCACTCGATGCCCGGAAATGCATTTCTTACCTGACGATTGAACTTCGCGACCGCCCGATCCCGCTGGAACTTCGATCGGGGATGGGGGACTGGCTCTTCGGCTGCGACGTCTGTCAGGATGTCTGTCCATGGAATCGAAAATCGAGTGAGGCCGACATCCCGGAGTTCCGAGATACCATACAATCTGATCGAAGGGCAGCCCACTTCCTCGAAGTTGACGAAGAACAGTTTCAGGCTGAATTCGGGGACACGCCATTCTCTCGTCCGGGCCGAGTCGGGATGGCGAGGAATGCTGCGATCGTCCTTGGAAACACCGGGAACACCGTATCTGAAGACGTCCTGATACGCGGATTGAGAGACCATTCTCCGATCGTGCGGGAAGCATGTGCCTGGGCGCTTGCGAAAATTGGAACAGTCAAATCGATCGCAGCACTTCAACTCCATGAACGAGAAGAAACCGACGAAATCGTTCAGTCTGCGATCATAAATTTCCTGAGGGAATCGCATGGTTGA
- a CDS encoding Rieske (2Fe-2S) protein, with translation MSDEKKKLTTAEILALARKQKSEGGSADAPASDAEASAESSPASSESKPAAAPKSTADILAAARAQGGGKKESEESAKPAAPKSTADILAAARKQGGGKAAAPAGGAPKSTADILAAARAQKGGSGGAAATPAKAAPKAKAPAKPTEAGDRPALKDMVAAVAEAKKSGAPVKPKVDPSKPAAGKPKLPKKAETTTRRGFWGIFAAVAITPFMFAWASVSAIAGLWALGVARFMMPNMVLELPSRFKVGPKSDFPPGTVSEKFKASRGIWIVNTDQYDGRGMIYALASVCTHLGCTPNWLEGEQKFKCPCHGSGFYITGINFEGPAPRPLERVGIAVAPDGLLEVDKSVKFQEELGQWVDPKSFELA, from the coding sequence ATGTCGGACGAAAAAAAGAAGCTCACCACAGCAGAGATTCTGGCACTCGCTCGCAAACAAAAGAGCGAAGGTGGTTCTGCAGACGCTCCTGCCTCAGACGCAGAAGCCTCCGCCGAGTCATCTCCAGCCAGCTCTGAATCCAAGCCTGCAGCAGCGCCAAAGTCGACAGCAGACATCCTTGCTGCGGCTCGTGCTCAAGGTGGAGGCAAGAAGGAGTCAGAAGAGAGTGCCAAGCCGGCCGCTCCCAAATCGACTGCCGATATCCTCGCTGCAGCACGAAAACAGGGTGGCGGAAAAGCTGCCGCTCCTGCCGGTGGAGCTCCGAAATCAACAGCGGACATCCTCGCAGCAGCCCGTGCCCAGAAGGGTGGATCAGGAGGCGCAGCAGCGACTCCCGCCAAAGCAGCTCCGAAGGCGAAAGCTCCTGCCAAGCCGACAGAAGCTGGCGATCGCCCTGCTCTGAAAGACATGGTGGCGGCAGTTGCCGAAGCCAAAAAATCCGGAGCCCCGGTCAAACCGAAGGTCGATCCTTCAAAGCCAGCTGCTGGAAAGCCAAAACTTCCCAAGAAGGCAGAAACGACGACGCGTCGTGGATTCTGGGGAATCTTTGCAGCGGTGGCGATTACACCCTTCATGTTCGCATGGGCGTCCGTTTCAGCCATCGCAGGCCTTTGGGCCCTTGGCGTGGCTCGATTCATGATGCCGAACATGGTGCTTGAATTGCCTTCGCGATTCAAAGTCGGTCCAAAATCTGACTTCCCACCAGGAACGGTCTCCGAGAAGTTCAAAGCGAGCCGTGGTATCTGGATCGTCAATACAGATCAATATGACGGTCGCGGGATGATTTATGCTCTCGCGTCAGTCTGCACGCATCTCGGATGCACACCAAACTGGCTCGAGGGAGAGCAGAAGTTCAAGTGTCCTTGCCATGGTTCTGGATTCTACATCACCGGAATCAACTTTGAGGGCCCAGCTCCAAGGCCTCTCGAACGCGTCGGGATTGCAGTCGCTCCTGATGGTCTGCTCGAGGTGGACAAGAGTGTGAAGTTTCAGGAAGAACTCGGACAGTGGGTTGACCCCAAGTCCTTCGAATTGGCTTAG
- a CDS encoding ABC-2 family transporter protein, with amino-acid sequence MTDDSSPSQQTFRPNYLAVWGMFFRNSLIREMTFRSNFVIELVTRAFWFSAQLVLFDLIYRHVPTIQDWSREEYFAFMATGMLINALVEAFFMPNCANFSELIRTGDLDFALLKPIDTQFLISFEKVNFAMINQVLLAVALLWYSISRTGIELSIGRVITYLMLILVGVAFFYSLMIALASTSVWFGRNQGLYDFWFYITIFARYPQGFYKQSFGGEMLWFGFSFIVPILLVVTVPSRFLLRKALDPNWTVLVIAPLSTLVMVLISRRIFQWSLSNYRSASS; translated from the coding sequence ATGACCGACGACAGTTCACCTTCTCAACAGACATTTCGCCCGAACTATCTCGCGGTCTGGGGAATGTTCTTCCGGAACTCGCTGATTCGCGAAATGACCTTTCGCAGCAATTTCGTCATTGAGTTGGTGACTCGTGCGTTCTGGTTCTCAGCCCAACTCGTCTTGTTCGATCTCATTTATCGTCACGTGCCGACGATTCAGGACTGGTCGCGAGAAGAGTACTTCGCGTTTATGGCGACTGGAATGCTGATCAACGCTCTCGTCGAGGCGTTTTTCATGCCAAATTGTGCGAATTTCAGCGAACTGATTCGCACCGGTGACCTTGATTTTGCCTTGCTCAAACCGATCGACACGCAGTTTCTGATCTCGTTTGAGAAGGTCAACTTCGCGATGATCAATCAGGTGCTCCTTGCGGTGGCACTTCTCTGGTATTCAATTTCGCGGACTGGGATTGAACTCTCGATCGGTCGCGTGATCACTTACCTGATGCTGATTCTGGTCGGTGTTGCCTTCTTCTACAGCTTGATGATTGCGCTGGCGAGCACTTCCGTCTGGTTTGGACGCAATCAGGGACTTTACGATTTCTGGTTTTACATCACGATCTTCGCCCGCTACCCGCAAGGTTTCTACAAGCAGTCTTTCGGTGGAGAAATGCTGTGGTTCGGCTTCTCATTCATTGTCCCGATCCTGCTCGTCGTAACTGTTCCATCACGTTTTCTGTTGCGGAAAGCCCTCGATCCAAATTGGACTGTCCTCGTGATCGCTCCCCTATCGACTCTCGTGATGGTCTTGATCTCGCGACGAATTTTCCAATGGTCTTTGTCAAATTACCGCAGCGCCAGCAGCTAG